Below is a window of Chryseobacterium arthrosphaerae DNA.
CGAAACAGTCGAAGTAGACCAGGTTGATTTCCGGCAAATCAATGTTCTTCAGGTCAAAAAAGTCACATTCTATCTTTTTTAAGTGGAATCCACTAATGATTTCAACTGACTTTTCCCAATCTGCCAGATGAATTTTCTGATAAATATTTTTAAACTCAGGGTTATCGAAAAGCTCAAAATATGCCAAATCGTTCACTTCGGATTCATTTATGGGGTATTTTTCGAGTGAAAAATAATTGATGACATGATTTTTGTCAGTTTTTAAATATTCATTAATTGTCACCAAAACATTCAAACCTGTTCCAAAACCGAGTTCTAAAATATTAATTTCGCAATCATTTATCAGATTCAGTCCATTTTTGATAAACACGTGTTCGGCTTCCTGAAGTGCCCCGTGATGAGAATGGTAGTTTTCATTCAATTCATTGATAAACAGTGTTTTACTGCCGTCGTTTGTGGTCTTAATTTCTCTTTTCAAGCTAATTTTTTGTCAAATTTACTCTAAAATTTTTATATTTAGAAAATTATGTTAAATTTGTAGAACATCGTAAAAATTTTAAAAAATGATAATTCAAAAAACTGAAAACTCCAGAATTTCTACATTCGACCCGAACAATTTTTCATTTGGTGGTACTTTCATTGATCATATGATCATATGCGAGTACGAAAACGGAAAATGGGGTGATGTAAAATTAGTTCCTTACGGTCCGATACCGTTTACACCTGCAATGATGGGAGTAAACTATGGACAAGCTTGTTTTGAAGGTATGAAAGCCTACAAAGACAAAGACGGGCAGGTTTTCCTTTTCAGGCCTGAAAAGAATTTTGAACGTATCAACAAGTCAGCGAAGCGTCTTGCCATGCCTGAGGTGACTGAGGAAATGTTTTTAGACGGATTAAAAGCATTGGTAGATATCGATAGAGAATGGATTCCGCAAGGAGAGGGAATGTCATTATATATCAGACCATTGATTTTTGCTACGGAAGAAGCTTTGAAAGCGAGAGTAGCTAATAAATATATGTTTGCTATCGTTGCAACACCGGCGAAAAGCTACTATTCAGAGCCGGTTTCTGTAAAAATTTCTGACCACTATTCAAGAGCTGCCAACGGAGGGGTAGGTTCTGCTAAGGCGGCCGGAAACTATGCTGCTTCATTCTATCCTACACAATTGGCCATCGAAGAAGGATATGAGCAGATTATCTGGACAGATGATGCTACCCACGAATATTTTGAAGAAAGTGGTACCATGAACGTGTTTGTAAGAATCAACGATACAATCTATACGCCGCCAACTTCTGAGAAAATCCTTGACGGAGTAACAAGAGACAGCTTCATTCAACTGGCTAAGAAAAGAGGAATTGAAGTGAAAGTAGAGCCTATCGCAGTGAAAACAGTGATTGAAGCTTTAAAAGCAGGTTCTCTTAAGGAAGTATGGGGAGTAGGAACTGCTGTGGTAACCACTCAATTCCAGGCTTTAGGATATCAGGGCGAGAAATTGGAGCTTCCAAGATTATCTGATGAAGAAAGCTATGCTGCGATCCTTAAAAAAGACCTTGTAGATCTGCAAAACAACCTTTCTGAAGATCCTTTCGGATGGAGAGTGGTGGTAGATCATGTACTTGAAACAGTTTAATCGTATTTATATACACTATAGAAAGCCGGGAATTTTCCCGGCTTTTGTTATTCTGTTTGTAATTGAGAATAGATTATTTTCAATCAAAAAATCCTTGGATTTTTTCAACTTACGTGTTCTCCTCAACGTAACTTTATTAACTTATAAAACTTAAGTGTCTAAAAAACTTTTGTTTCTTTTGTGGTTAGATTAACGACAGATTGTACATACACAGATGTCAGTCTATAATTTCTGTTTATAAATTAAGCATAGATTATTTTCAATCAAAAAATCCTTGGATTTTTTCAACTTATGTGTTCTCCTCAACGCAACTTTATTAACTTATAAAACTTAAGTGTCTAAAACTTTTGTTTCTTATGTGGTTAAATTAACGACAGATTGTACATACACAGATGTCAGTCTATAATTTCTGTTTATAAATTAAGCATAGATTAGTTCCAACCAAAAAATCTTTGGATTTTTCAACTTACGTGTTCTTCTCAACGCAACTTTTTTAACTTATAAAACTTAAGTGTCTAAAAAAACTTTTGTTTCTCTTATGGTTGGATTTAAACCACAGATACAAACACATGCTTTATATAATTTACATTAATGGTTTAAAAGCTTTTGTAATTGATTCGCAAAATGTGTATTTTCGCAGAAGTTTATGAAAAAAATACTCTTCATTTCAGCCATAAGCCTGTTGAGCTGTAACAGAAATACTCAGAAGGCACATCCTCCTGTAGGCGGTGTTCTGAGCCAGAAAGACCTGGATGTTTCTAAAAACAGGATGAAAAATCTGAACAGTCTGGAAAGAAGCCAGATTCAGGATTGGATCAATGGCCAGTCTGTGAAGTATTATCCTACGCAGCTGAATTACTGGGTGACGGAAGAAGGTTATGATAAAAGAGAAAGAAGGCCGGATGACAGCCGGATTTCCTATTCTTATGAGCTGTACGATTTTGATCAGACTAAGATCTACGATCAGGCTTTTGAAAGAAGAGATGCCAGGTTTGGTCATTTTGATGAACTGAAAGCGGTGGAGAATGCTTTGCGTTTTATACATGATGGAGAGGAAGTAACGCTTTTGGTACCGTCTTCTTTGGCTTATGGAACTTTCGGAGACGAAAAGAAAATAGATAACGATATCCCATTAATCATAAAATTAAAAGCTTTATAATACATGAAATTGTTTAACAAGAATATAATTCTGGCAGCGGCAAGTATTTCGCTGATGAGTTGTACCCCAATTTATAAAAAAATGAACGTAGACAAAGAAACTTACGAAGGTCTTAATGACGGACTTTATGCCAATCTTCAAACCACAAAAGGTAACATGATTGTGAAGTTTGAGGACAAGAAAGCACCAGTAACTGTAGCCAACTTTATCGGTCTTGCAGAAGGGAAAATCGATAACAAAGCTAAGGCTAAAGGAGTTCCTTACTATGACGGAACTATTTTCCACAGAGTGATCAAAGATTTCATGATCCAGGGAGGTGATCCTCAGGGAACCGGAATGGGAGATCCCGGATATAAATTTGAAGATGAAAGAAACGACCTTAAACACACTGGGAAAGGTATTCTTTCTATGGCAAACTCAGGACCTAATACAAACGGGTCTCAGTTCTTCATTACTGAAGTAGCTACCCCTTGGTTAGACGGAAGACACACGATCTTCGGAAAAGTGGTAAAAGGTAACGATGTGATTGATGCTATTGCTAATGTTGAAAAAGGAGCTCAGGATAAGCCTAAGACAGATATTGTTTTAGAAAAAGTTTCTGTTTTCAGTAAAGGTGACGAGTACAAAAATTACGATGCTGCTAAAACTTTCAACGAAGGAAAAGCTAAAATCGCAGAAAACAATAAAGCTTTCATCGCTAAAGAAGAAGCTGAAAAGAAGAAAAAAGAAGAAGAGTTCAAAGCAAACCAGGAAAAATTAGTTGAAAGCTTAAAAGCCGGTATGCAGAAAACAGAATCAGGTCTTTACTATAAAATCACAAAAACAGCTGACGGTAAAGCTCCAAAAGCTGGTGACAATGTATCTGTACATTATGCGGGTAAATTGGTAGACGGAACTGAATTCGATTCTTCATTCAAGAGAAATGAGCCGATCGAAATTCCAATCGGAATGGGAAGAGTGATCAAAGGATGGGATGAAGGGATCCTGTTATTGAAAGAAGGAGAAACTGCTACATTACTGATCCCGCCGGCAATGGCTTACGGAGAAAGAGGGGCAGGAGGAGTGATCCCGCCAAACTCATGGTTGGTTTTCGATGTTGAGCTTGTAAAAGTAAAATAATTGCATCTAAAGATATGAAGCCGTTCCGGAAGGAGCGGCTTTTTTGTTGAGAAAAGT
It encodes the following:
- a CDS encoding FKBP-type peptidyl-prolyl cis-trans isomerase, which encodes MKKILFISAISLLSCNRNTQKAHPPVGGVLSQKDLDVSKNRMKNLNSLERSQIQDWINGQSVKYYPTQLNYWVTEEGYDKRERRPDDSRISYSYELYDFDQTKIYDQAFERRDARFGHFDELKAVENALRFIHDGEEVTLLVPSSLAYGTFGDEKKIDNDIPLIIKLKAL
- the mnmD gene encoding tRNA (5-methylaminomethyl-2-thiouridine)(34)-methyltransferase MnmD: MKREIKTTNDGSKTLFINELNENYHSHHGALQEAEHVFIKNGLNLINDCEINILELGFGTGLNVLVTINEYLKTDKNHVINYFSLEKYPINESEVNDLAYFELFDNPEFKNIYQKIHLADWEKSVEIISGFHLKKIECDFFDLKNIDLPEINLVYFDCFGARVQPDLWEKPLFELVSDKMAINGLLTTYSSKGSVRRILQDLNFQVEKKQGPPGKREMINAIKM
- a CDS encoding peptidylprolyl isomerase → MNVDKETYEGLNDGLYANLQTTKGNMIVKFEDKKAPVTVANFIGLAEGKIDNKAKAKGVPYYDGTIFHRVIKDFMIQGGDPQGTGMGDPGYKFEDERNDLKHTGKGILSMANSGPNTNGSQFFITEVATPWLDGRHTIFGKVVKGNDVIDAIANVEKGAQDKPKTDIVLEKVSVFSKGDEYKNYDAAKTFNEGKAKIAENNKAFIAKEEAEKKKKEEEFKANQEKLVESLKAGMQKTESGLYYKITKTADGKAPKAGDNVSVHYAGKLVDGTEFDSSFKRNEPIEIPIGMGRVIKGWDEGILLLKEGETATLLIPPAMAYGERGAGGVIPPNSWLVFDVELVKVK
- a CDS encoding branched-chain amino acid aminotransferase, translated to MIIQKTENSRISTFDPNNFSFGGTFIDHMIICEYENGKWGDVKLVPYGPIPFTPAMMGVNYGQACFEGMKAYKDKDGQVFLFRPEKNFERINKSAKRLAMPEVTEEMFLDGLKALVDIDREWIPQGEGMSLYIRPLIFATEEALKARVANKYMFAIVATPAKSYYSEPVSVKISDHYSRAANGGVGSAKAAGNYAASFYPTQLAIEEGYEQIIWTDDATHEYFEESGTMNVFVRINDTIYTPPTSEKILDGVTRDSFIQLAKKRGIEVKVEPIAVKTVIEALKAGSLKEVWGVGTAVVTTQFQALGYQGEKLELPRLSDEESYAAILKKDLVDLQNNLSEDPFGWRVVVDHVLETV